A window from Odocoileus virginianus isolate 20LAN1187 ecotype Illinois chromosome 24, Ovbor_1.2, whole genome shotgun sequence encodes these proteins:
- the LOC110138240 gene encoding cyclic AMP-dependent transcription factor ATF-7 isoform X1, which translates to MGDDRPFVCNAPGCGQRFTNEDHLAVHKHKHEMTLKFGPARTDSVIIADQTPTPTRFLKNCEEVGLFNELASSFEHEFKKAADEDEKKAASGPLDMSLPSTPDIKIKEEEPVEVDSSPPESPASSPCSPPLKEKDVAPKPVVISTPTPTIVRPGSLPLHLGYDPLHPTLPSPTSVITQAPPSNRQLGSPTGSLPLVMHLANGQTMPMLPGPPVQMPSVISLARPVSMVPNIPGIPGPPVNSSGSISPSGHPMPSEAKMRLKATLTHQVSSINGGCGMVVGTASTMVTARPEQSQILIQHPDAPSPAQPQVSPAQPTPSTGGRRRRTVDEDPDERRQRFLERNRAAASRCRQKRKLWVSSLEKKAEELTSQNIQLSNEVTLLRNEVAQLKQLLLAHKDCPVTALQKKTQGYLESPKESSEPTGSPAPVIQHSSATAPSNGLSVRSAAEAVATSVLTQMASQRTELSMPIQSHVIMTPQSQSAGR; encoded by the exons AGATTTACAAACGAGGACCACCTGGCAGTTCATAAACACAAGCATGAGATGACATTGAAATTTGGCCCAGCCCGAACTGACTCAGTCATCATCGCAG ATCAAACTCCTACTCCAACTCGATTCCTGAAGAACTGTGAAGAGGTGGGACTCTTCAATGAACTAGCTAGCTCCTTTGAACATGAATTCAAAAAAGCTGCagatgaagatgaaaaaaag GCTGCTTCTGGGCCCCTTGACATGTCTCTGCCTTCTACACCAGACATCAAAATCAAAGAAGAAGAGCCAGTGGAGGTAGACTCATCCCCTCCTGAGAGTCCTGCCTCTAGCCCTTGCTCCCCACCACTTAAGGAGAAG GATGTTGCCCCAAAGCCTGTTGTGATCTCTACTCCCACGCCTACCATCGTACGCCCTGGCTCCCTGCCTCTCCATTTGGGCTATGATCCACTTCACCCAACTCTTCCTTCCCCAACCTCCGTCATCACACAGGCTCCCCCATCCAACAGGCAACTGGG GTCTCCCACCGGCTCCCTCCCTCTCGTCATGCATCTTGCTAATGGACAGACCATGCCTATGCTGCCAGGGCCTCCAGTACAGATGCCTTCTGTTATATCG CTGGCCAGACCTGTCTCTATGGTGCCCAACATTCCTGGTATCCCTGGCCCACCAGTTAACAGCAGTGGTTCCATTTCTCCCTCTGGCCACCCTATGCCATCAGAAGCCAAGATG AGACTAAAAGCTACCCTAACCCACCAAGTCTCCTCAATCAATGGTGGTTGTGGAATGGTGGTGGGGACTGCCAGCACCATGGTGACAGCCCGTCCAGAGCAAAGCCAGATCCTCATCCAGCACCCTGACGCCCCATCCCCTGCCCAGCCACAG GTCTCACCAGCCCAACCCACTCCTAGTACTGGAGGTCGACGTCGGCGCACAGTTGATGAAGATCCAGATGAGCGGCGACAGCGCTTTCTAGAGCGTAACCGGGCTGCAGCCTCCCGCTGCCGTCAAAAGCGGAAGCTGTGGGTGTCCTCCCTAGAGAAGAAGGCTGAGGAACTCACTTCTCAGAACATTCAGCTGAGT AATGAAGTCACATTACTACGCAATGAGGTGGCTCAATTGAAACAGCTACTGTTAGCTCATAAAGACTGCCCAGTTACAGCACTACAGAAAAAGACTCAAGGCTATTTAG AAAGCCCCAAGGAAAGCTCAGAGCCAACAGGTTCACCAGCCCCTGTGATTCAACACAGCTCAGCAACAGCCCCGAGCAATGGCCTCAGCGTTCGCTCTGCAGCCGAAGCTGTGGCCACCTCAGTCCTCACTCAGATGGCCAGCCAAAGGACAGAACTGAGCATGCCCATACAGTCGCATGTGATCATGACCCCACAGTCTCAGTCTGCGGGCAGATGA
- the LOC110138240 gene encoding cyclic AMP-dependent transcription factor ATF-7 isoform X2: MTLKFGPARTDSVIIADQTPTPTRFLKNCEEVGLFNELASSFEHEFKKAADEDEKKAASGPLDMSLPSTPDIKIKEEEPVEVDSSPPESPASSPCSPPLKEKDVAPKPVVISTPTPTIVRPGSLPLHLGYDPLHPTLPSPTSVITQAPPSNRQLGSPTGSLPLVMHLANGQTMPMLPGPPVQMPSVISLARPVSMVPNIPGIPGPPVNSSGSISPSGHPMPSEAKMRLKATLTHQVSSINGGCGMVVGTASTMVTARPEQSQILIQHPDAPSPAQPQVSPAQPTPSTGGRRRRTVDEDPDERRQRFLERNRAAASRCRQKRKLWVSSLEKKAEELTSQNIQLSNEVTLLRNEVAQLKQLLLAHKDCPVTALQKKTQGYLESPKESSEPTGSPAPVIQHSSATAPSNGLSVRSAAEAVATSVLTQMASQRTELSMPIQSHVIMTPQSQSAGR, translated from the exons ATGACATTGAAATTTGGCCCAGCCCGAACTGACTCAGTCATCATCGCAG ATCAAACTCCTACTCCAACTCGATTCCTGAAGAACTGTGAAGAGGTGGGACTCTTCAATGAACTAGCTAGCTCCTTTGAACATGAATTCAAAAAAGCTGCagatgaagatgaaaaaaag GCTGCTTCTGGGCCCCTTGACATGTCTCTGCCTTCTACACCAGACATCAAAATCAAAGAAGAAGAGCCAGTGGAGGTAGACTCATCCCCTCCTGAGAGTCCTGCCTCTAGCCCTTGCTCCCCACCACTTAAGGAGAAG GATGTTGCCCCAAAGCCTGTTGTGATCTCTACTCCCACGCCTACCATCGTACGCCCTGGCTCCCTGCCTCTCCATTTGGGCTATGATCCACTTCACCCAACTCTTCCTTCCCCAACCTCCGTCATCACACAGGCTCCCCCATCCAACAGGCAACTGGG GTCTCCCACCGGCTCCCTCCCTCTCGTCATGCATCTTGCTAATGGACAGACCATGCCTATGCTGCCAGGGCCTCCAGTACAGATGCCTTCTGTTATATCG CTGGCCAGACCTGTCTCTATGGTGCCCAACATTCCTGGTATCCCTGGCCCACCAGTTAACAGCAGTGGTTCCATTTCTCCCTCTGGCCACCCTATGCCATCAGAAGCCAAGATG AGACTAAAAGCTACCCTAACCCACCAAGTCTCCTCAATCAATGGTGGTTGTGGAATGGTGGTGGGGACTGCCAGCACCATGGTGACAGCCCGTCCAGAGCAAAGCCAGATCCTCATCCAGCACCCTGACGCCCCATCCCCTGCCCAGCCACAG GTCTCACCAGCCCAACCCACTCCTAGTACTGGAGGTCGACGTCGGCGCACAGTTGATGAAGATCCAGATGAGCGGCGACAGCGCTTTCTAGAGCGTAACCGGGCTGCAGCCTCCCGCTGCCGTCAAAAGCGGAAGCTGTGGGTGTCCTCCCTAGAGAAGAAGGCTGAGGAACTCACTTCTCAGAACATTCAGCTGAGT AATGAAGTCACATTACTACGCAATGAGGTGGCTCAATTGAAACAGCTACTGTTAGCTCATAAAGACTGCCCAGTTACAGCACTACAGAAAAAGACTCAAGGCTATTTAG AAAGCCCCAAGGAAAGCTCAGAGCCAACAGGTTCACCAGCCCCTGTGATTCAACACAGCTCAGCAACAGCCCCGAGCAATGGCCTCAGCGTTCGCTCTGCAGCCGAAGCTGTGGCCACCTCAGTCCTCACTCAGATGGCCAGCCAAAGGACAGAACTGAGCATGCCCATACAGTCGCATGTGATCATGACCCCACAGTCTCAGTCTGCGGGCAGATGA
- the LOC110138240 gene encoding cyclic AMP-dependent transcription factor ATF-7 isoform X3: MKYGRRQTVCVQCPGLWTDQTPTPTRFLKNCEEAASGPLDMSLPSTPDIKIKEEEPVEVDSSPPESPASSPCSPPLKEKDVAPKPVVISTPTPTIVRPGSLPLHLGYDPLHPTLPSPTSVITQAPPSNRQLGSPTGSLPLVMHLANGQTMPMLPGPPVQMPSVISLARPVSMVPNIPGIPGPPVNSSGSISPSGHPMPSEAKMRLKATLTHQVSSINGGCGMVVGTASTMVTARPEQSQILIQHPDAPSPAQPQVSPAQPTPSTGGRRRRTVDEDPDERRQRFLERNRAAASRCRQKRKLWVSSLEKKAEELTSQNIQLSNEVTLLRNEVAQLKQLLLAHKDCPVTALQKKTQGYLESPKESSEPTGSPAPVIQHSSATAPSNGLSVRSAAEAVATSVLTQMASQRTELSMPIQSHVIMTPQSQSAGR, from the exons ATCAAACTCCTACTCCAACTCGATTCCTGAAGAACTGTGAAGAG GCTGCTTCTGGGCCCCTTGACATGTCTCTGCCTTCTACACCAGACATCAAAATCAAAGAAGAAGAGCCAGTGGAGGTAGACTCATCCCCTCCTGAGAGTCCTGCCTCTAGCCCTTGCTCCCCACCACTTAAGGAGAAG GATGTTGCCCCAAAGCCTGTTGTGATCTCTACTCCCACGCCTACCATCGTACGCCCTGGCTCCCTGCCTCTCCATTTGGGCTATGATCCACTTCACCCAACTCTTCCTTCCCCAACCTCCGTCATCACACAGGCTCCCCCATCCAACAGGCAACTGGG GTCTCCCACCGGCTCCCTCCCTCTCGTCATGCATCTTGCTAATGGACAGACCATGCCTATGCTGCCAGGGCCTCCAGTACAGATGCCTTCTGTTATATCG CTGGCCAGACCTGTCTCTATGGTGCCCAACATTCCTGGTATCCCTGGCCCACCAGTTAACAGCAGTGGTTCCATTTCTCCCTCTGGCCACCCTATGCCATCAGAAGCCAAGATG AGACTAAAAGCTACCCTAACCCACCAAGTCTCCTCAATCAATGGTGGTTGTGGAATGGTGGTGGGGACTGCCAGCACCATGGTGACAGCCCGTCCAGAGCAAAGCCAGATCCTCATCCAGCACCCTGACGCCCCATCCCCTGCCCAGCCACAG GTCTCACCAGCCCAACCCACTCCTAGTACTGGAGGTCGACGTCGGCGCACAGTTGATGAAGATCCAGATGAGCGGCGACAGCGCTTTCTAGAGCGTAACCGGGCTGCAGCCTCCCGCTGCCGTCAAAAGCGGAAGCTGTGGGTGTCCTCCCTAGAGAAGAAGGCTGAGGAACTCACTTCTCAGAACATTCAGCTGAGT AATGAAGTCACATTACTACGCAATGAGGTGGCTCAATTGAAACAGCTACTGTTAGCTCATAAAGACTGCCCAGTTACAGCACTACAGAAAAAGACTCAAGGCTATTTAG AAAGCCCCAAGGAAAGCTCAGAGCCAACAGGTTCACCAGCCCCTGTGATTCAACACAGCTCAGCAACAGCCCCGAGCAATGGCCTCAGCGTTCGCTCTGCAGCCGAAGCTGTGGCCACCTCAGTCCTCACTCAGATGGCCAGCCAAAGGACAGAACTGAGCATGCCCATACAGTCGCATGTGATCATGACCCCACAGTCTCAGTCTGCGGGCAGATGA